The following are from one region of the Coffea eugenioides isolate CCC68of chromosome 2, Ceug_1.0, whole genome shotgun sequence genome:
- the LOC113763609 gene encoding protein JINGUBANG-like has product MTKVKKSNGGTLFKEKKTVQRQKFRTLLYSDPTIFSNQEDEDDNNNDCSARNSSATVPSASYSNMSPAPSSGTASPYYLSPWNQPSPFTKSPWIQRPYPPLDHSIEESSGAYAIHNSLIGSLVREEGHVYSLATCGDLLYTGSDSKNIRVWKNLRDFAGFKSNSGLVKAIVVARDRIFTGHQDGKIRVWKLSGLRKKGYRRVGSLPTTTDYFKTSINPKNYVEVRRHRNVPWIKHYDAISCMAVDVEGGLLYSGSWDKTLKVWRLSDSKCIESINAHDDAVNSVVIGVDGLVFTGSADGTVKAWRRELVGSSTQHVLVETLLKQEYAVTSLAFNGKAAAVYAGSSDGLVNFWEREKHFISHGGLLRGHKMAVLCLAAAGNLVFSGSADRSICVWRREEGGIHTCISVLTGHNGPVKCLAVGKEDGDCDASDQRWMLYSGSLDNSVKVWRVFEKAANLKKLEGT; this is encoded by the coding sequence ATGACAAAAGTTAAAAAAAGCAATGGTGGTACGTTGTTTAAGGAGAAAAAGACTGTGCAAAGACAAAAATTTCGCACTCTCTTGTACTCCGATCCAACTATTTTCAGCAATCAAGAAGATGAGGATGACAATAACAACGATTGCTCGGCCCGCAACAGCAGTGCCACCGTTCCAAGCGCTAGCTACTCTAACATGTCTCCGGCTCCCAGCAGCGGAACCGCGTCTCCCTATTATTTGTCACCATGGAACCAACCCTCTCCTTTCACCAAGTCCCCTTGGATACAGCGGCCTTATCCACCTCTTGATCATTCAATCGAAGAGAGCAGCGGCGCCTACGCCATCCACAACAGCCTTATCGGCTCCCTTGTTCGAGAGGAAGGTCACGTATATTCGTTAGCCACTTGCGGAGACTTGCTATACACGGGTTCTGACAGCAAGAACATAAGGGTATGGAAGAATCTCAGAGATTTTGCGGGCTTCAAGTCCAACAGTGGCTTGGTAAAGGCCATTGTCGTAGCGAGGGATAGGATATTTACCGGCCACCAGGATGGTAAAATCCGCGTCTGGAAACTCTCCGGGCTCAGAAAGAAAGGATACCGACGTGTTGGTAGTTTACCTACCACCACCGACTATTTCAAGACCTCCATCAATCCCAAGAACTACGTTGAGGTAAGAAGGCATCGAAACGTTCCTTGGATTAAACACTACGATGCTATTTCATGCATGGCCGTGGACGTAGAAGGAGGGTTACTGTATTCGGGTTCCTGGGATAAAACCTTGAAGGTTTGGAGACTTTCGGACTCTAAATGCATTGAGTCCATTAACGCCCACGACGATGCGGTGAACTCCGTCGTCATCGGGGTCGACGGGTTGGTATTCACGGGCTCGGCCGATGGAACGGTGAAAGCTTGGAGGAGAGAATTGGTGGGAAGCTCAACGCAGCATGTTCTTGTGGAGACATTGTTGAAACAGGAGTATGCCGTGACGTCGTTGGCTTTCAACGGGAAGGCGGCAGCGGTTTACGCGGGTTCCTCGGACGGCTTGGTTAATTTTTGGGAACGTGAAAAGCATTTCATTTCCCACGGCGGGTTGCTGAGGGGCCACAAAATGGCCGTGTTGTGCTTGGCCGCGGCCGGGAATTTGGTGTTTAGCGGCTCCGCGGATAGGAGTATTTGTGTGTGGAGGCGAGAGGAGGGTGGGATCCACACATGTATTTCTGTGTTGACTGGACACAATGGGCCCGTGAAGTGCTTGGCCGTTGGGAAGGAAGACGGTGATTGCGATGCGTCTGATCAGCGGTGGATGTTATACAGTGGGAGTTTGGACAATTCCGTCAAGGTCTGGAGAGTGTTCGAGAAGGCGGCGAACTTGAAGAAGTTGGAAGGGACGTGA
- the LOC113760534 gene encoding extra-large guanine nucleotide-binding protein 1-like, whose protein sequence is MTSILRSFMPVSASKVDDHDEYSVEYSFALEYSGPPVGYDIPHVVPVDVNRIPTAAVVSKASMSNNLSLPIIQPIVKSDRSSKRLAKRSKVGPEAAEFEGSDRILPRKSVVDANDQEGAAVDGSENGDACAVPRVSDGTGSSDTLGFSDSHNDSNEISESSDIEDLNDENSSHAQHANPQLEDRSLSSSASSSEIATCEEVEDCLDETPYRGSRTPVVTFRDPQTSEITSEDGSLDELDNAVERPVARSDVKRGLCYRCFKGNRFTEKEVCLVCGAKFCSSCLLRAMGSMPEGRKCIACIRHMIDESKRGSLGKPSRMLKKLLTDGELKQIMRNEISCEANQLPPRLVSVNGRPLSLQELSMLQNCRNPPKKLKPGRYWYDKQSGFWGKESQQPCQIISPRLDVGSPIERNASNGNTNVLINGREITKKELWMLQMAGIHCEGRPHFWLSPDGSYQEEGQKNVMGKLWDKSGIKLICAALSLPIPPESCNGEVEKDADKVCSEGLDQKADNKLLLVGCDQSGTSAIFKQAKILYDVPFSGDDRQNIKFMIQTNLYRYIGILLEGREWFEEDCLLELRRQHLSQPGPSAYAEQIEEKNAYSISPRLKAFSDWLLQVMMSGNLEAIFPAATREYATLIEDLVKDSGFQATYSRRNELPMLPRVANYFLDRAVEISRVDYEPSDMDILYAEGFTSSNGVTSMEFSFPMSSQDGYMEPTDQSDPAMSYRYQLIRVHASSLGENCKWLGMFEDVDLVLFCVSLTDYDEYYVNSDGACINKMLASKNLMENVVTHPSFAQKSFLLMLNKFDLLEEKLERVPLSQCEWFQDFYPLVSLHSQSRHGNNTPSLAQRAFHYIGAKFKRLFDSLTERKLYVSPVTGLESDSVDEALKYAREILKWEQEKPTVSVNDWSSGSMEASTSS, encoded by the exons ATGACTAGTATTTTGAGGAGTTTTATGCCAGTTTCCGCCTCGAAAGTGGATGATCATGATGAGTATAGCGTGGAGTACTCTTTCGCTTTGGAGTATAGTGGTCCTCCTGTTGGCTATGACATTCCTCACGTGGTTCCGGTAGATGTTAACCGGATTCCGACTGCAGCTGTGGTTTCGAAGGCCTCTATGTCGAATAATTTGTCCTTACCAATTATTCAACCAATTGTTAAGAGTGACCGTTCCAGCAAGAGATTAGCAAAGCGGTCTAAAGTTGGGCCTGAAGCGGCTGAGTTCGAAGGTTCTGACAGAATTCTGCCCAGAAAATCAGTAGTAGATGCGAATGATCAAGAGGGTGCAGCAGTAGATGGTTCGGAAAATGGTGATGCATGTGCAGTGCCGAGGGTGTCAGATGGAACTGGAAGTTCTGATACCTTAGGTTTCTCGGACAGCCATAATGACTCCAATGAGATATCAGAGAGTTCGGATATTGAAGACTTAAATGATGAAAATAGTAGTCATGCTCAACATGCCAATCCACAATTGGAGGATCGTAGCTTGAGCTCATCTGCTTCCTCTTCTGAGATTGCTACTTGTGAAGAGGTGGAAGATTGTCTTGATGAGACTCCCTACCGCGGCAGTAGAACCCCAGTTGTGACATTCCGTGATCCTCAAACCAGTGAAATAACTTCTGAGGATGGTAGCCTTGATGAACTGGATAATGCAGTAGAAAGGCCGGTAGCCAGAAGTGATGTGAAGAGAGGTTTGTGCTATCGCTGTTTCAAGGGGAATCGGTTTACTGAGAAGgaagtgtgccttgtttgcggTGCCAAGTTTTGTAGTAGTTGTCTGCTGAGAGCAATGGGGTCCATGCCAGAAGGGAGAAAATGTATTGCCTGTATTCGTCATATGATTGATGAATCAAAGCGAGGATCTCTGGGAAAACCTTCGAGAATGCTTAAGAAACTACTCACCGACGGGGAACTTAAACAGATCATGAGAAATGAGATTTCATGTGAAGCAAATCAGCTACCGCCTAGGCTTGTATCTGTTAATGGCAGGCCTCTTTCTCTGCAAGAGTTGAGCATGTTGCAGAACTGTAGGAACCCACCAAAGAAGCTAAAACCTGGGAGGTATTGGTATGACAAGCAGTCTGGATTCTGGGGAAAG GAAAGCCAGCAACCTTGTCAGATTATCAGCCCTAGACTGGATGTTGGTAGTCCAATTGAGCGAAATGCTAGCAATGGAAACACAAATGTACTGATAAATGGTCGGGAGATTACCAAAAAAGAGCTCTGGATGTTGCAG ATGGCTGGGATTCACTGTGAAGGACGCCCACACTTTTGGTTGAGTCCAGATGGGTCCTACCAGGAAGAGGGTCAGAAGAATGTCATGGGGAAATTATGGGACAAG TCTGGAATCAAGCTCATTTGTGCTGCATTGTCTTTGCCAATTCCACCTGAGTCATGTAATGGTGAAGTTGAAAAGGATGCAGATAAAGTTTGCTCCGAGGGCCTGGATCAGAAAGCAGACAATAAACTTCTTTTAGTTGGTTGTGACCAATCGGGGACGAGTGCAatatttaagcag GCCAAAATTTTGTATGATGTTCCTTTCTCTGGAGATGACCGTCAAAATATTAAATTCATGATTCAGACCAATTTATATCGTTACATTGGAATTCTGCTTGAGGGCCGTGAATGGTTTGAAGAAGATTGTTTGCTTGAATTAAGGAGACAACATCTGAGCCAACCTGGTCCATCAG CATATGCTGAGCAGATTGAGGAAAAAAATGCTTATTCCATCAGCCCAAGGCTGAAAGCATTTTCAGATTGGCTTCTACAAGTCATGATGTCCGGCAACTTGGAGGCCATCTTTCCAGCTGCTACCCGTGAATATGCAACATTAATTGAGGATCTGGTAAAGGATAGTGGCTTTCAAGCTACCTACAGCCGGAGAAATGAGCTGCCCATGCTTCCTAGAGTTGCTAATTATTTCTTAGATCGG GCTGTTGAGATTTCAAGAGTTGACTATGAACCTTCTGATATGGACATTTTGTATGCCGAGGGCTTTACTTCTTCTAATGGGGTTACATCTATGGAGTTTTCATTCCCTATGTCTTCCCAGGATGGATACATGGAGCCCACAGATCAAAGTGATCCTGCCATGAG CTACAGGTACCAACTCATCAGAGTCCATGCAAGCAGCCTTGGAGAAAACTGCAAGTGGTTGGGAATGTTTGAAGATGTTGATCTTGTCCTATTTTGCGTCTCTTTAACAGACTATGATGAGTACTATGTAAACAGTGACGGAGCTTGCATAAACAAGATGCTTGCTAGTAAGAATTTAATGGAGAACGTTGTTACTCATCCATCTTTTGCCCAGAAAAGTTTCCTCCTGATGCTAAACAAGTTTGACTTGCTGGAGGAAAAACTTGAGCGAGTTCCTCTCTCTCAATGTGAGTGGTTTCAAGATTTCTACCCGTTGGTGAGTTTGCATTCCCAGAGCAGGCACGGTAACAATACTCCGTCTTTGGCTCAACGTGCATTTCACTACATTGGTGCCAAGTTCAAAAGGTTGTTTGACTCCCTAACGGAGCGGAAGCTTTATGTTTCACCGGTTACTGGACTGGAGTCTGATAGTGTAGATGAAGCTTTGAAATACGCTAGGGAGATCCTGAAGTGGGAACAAGAGAAACCTACTGTCTCTGTCAATGACTGGTCTTCTGGGAGCATGGAGGCTAGCACATCTTCGTAG